Proteins found in one Methylobacter sp. S3L5C genomic segment:
- a CDS encoding glycoside hydrolase family 5 protein translates to MKLNRSMLPGILVLLWALMAALPLYCSASDFLKVDGTNIRDSYGAGKDVHLYGTNLGGWKVHEPWMSPLAGASNEWDARNILTARFGETAVSDLYNTYWNSWITDIDFKNIADAGLNCIRLPIYALNHIDDEGNWRLDDNGAIDLSRIEWTVNKAQEYGLYTILDLHGAPGSQNGAHHSGRQNGTLLYSTPRYQNQLVALWETLATRFKGNAAVAGYDLLNEPSGTFPGAMGPEVVNLYDRLYQAIRKIDPDHIIIMEAIWWWDTLPNPQEKNWENVVYSLHYYQWQNNDDFGVMKSAVDGWIQDAKKWSSEYNVPHFIGEFTLFGNTESWNYGLQQFTETGSHWTTWSYKVMGRNNWGMYNTAEQNSNVVNIDTDDLNTIKYKWGQWNTPDYFSPNATVINAMQKATLGLNLKRPTQVFTAKAEKPVPQNNPVKVEVAFKFAGTQTLQNERQEDTLTTLNAEVEQKPAVSELNVDEKINIGLPQDKDQLHQEVNELKAKVVMLEDLNEPLLQDQQVLQQHDAILKQKDLENHSVKLNNS, encoded by the coding sequence ATGAAACTGAATCGCTCAATGTTACCTGGAATACTCGTTTTACTCTGGGCGCTGATGGCAGCATTGCCTTTATATTGTTCCGCTTCAGATTTTCTTAAAGTGGATGGAACGAATATCAGGGACAGTTATGGCGCGGGCAAAGATGTGCATCTTTACGGCACCAATCTGGGTGGTTGGAAGGTTCACGAACCCTGGATGTCGCCATTAGCCGGCGCATCAAATGAGTGGGATGCGCGAAATATTCTTACCGCTCGTTTTGGTGAGACGGCTGTCAGTGATCTATACAATACTTATTGGAATTCCTGGATCACAGACATTGATTTTAAGAACATCGCCGACGCCGGTCTCAACTGTATCCGTTTGCCAATATATGCGCTTAACCATATCGATGATGAGGGCAACTGGAGACTGGACGATAATGGTGCCATTGATTTATCCCGGATTGAATGGACTGTAAACAAAGCCCAGGAATATGGGCTCTACACCATCCTTGATTTACATGGTGCTCCGGGGTCACAAAACGGCGCCCATCATTCGGGCCGGCAAAACGGCACGCTACTTTATTCCACTCCGCGCTATCAGAATCAACTGGTAGCGCTTTGGGAAACCCTTGCCACGCGCTTTAAAGGCAATGCGGCGGTGGCCGGTTATGACCTGCTGAATGAACCCTCAGGGACCTTTCCGGGAGCTATGGGGCCTGAGGTGGTTAATCTTTATGACCGTTTGTATCAGGCTATCCGAAAGATTGATCCCGACCATATCATCATTATGGAAGCTATCTGGTGGTGGGATACACTGCCCAATCCCCAAGAGAAAAATTGGGAAAACGTCGTCTATTCTTTGCACTATTACCAATGGCAAAACAATGACGACTTCGGAGTAATGAAAAGTGCTGTAGATGGATGGATACAGGATGCTAAAAAATGGAGTTCAGAATATAACGTGCCGCATTTTATAGGCGAATTCACGCTGTTCGGAAATACCGAATCCTGGAATTACGGACTTCAGCAATTTACAGAAACCGGCAGCCACTGGACCACCTGGTCTTATAAGGTGATGGGCCGCAATAACTGGGGCATGTACAACACAGCCGAACAAAACAGCAATGTTGTCAATATCGATACAGATGATTTAAACACGATCAAATACAAATGGGGTCAATGGAACACGCCAGACTATTTTTCACCCAACGCTACCGTCATCAACGCAATGCAAAAAGCAACCCTAGGCTTAAACCTGAAGCGACCCACTCAAGTCTTTACGGCTAAAGCAGAAAAACCGGTGCCACAAAACAATCCGGTGAAAGTAGAAGTAGCCTTTAAGTTTGCGGGTACGCAGACCTTACAAAATGAACGCCAGGAAGATACCTTAACGACTCTTAACGCAGAAGTAGAACAAAAACCGGCTGTCAGTGAATTAAATGTGGATGAAAAAATCAATATCGGCTTGCCACAGGATAAGGATCAACTGCACCAGGAAGTCAATGAGTTAAAAGCCAAAGTGGTGATGCTAGAGGACCTGAATGAACCCCTGCTTCAAGACCAGCAGGTATTGCAACAACATGACGCTATCCTTAAACAAAAAGACCTGGAAAACCATTCGGTAAAACTGAATAACTCATAA